The DNA sequence GTTAATACTATCAAACTCTATTATTCACAGCTCTATCTGGACTATCATTTCAATATGAAGTTTGGAATATGATATTTTACAAGTGGGCTTTGAAAATATGATCTTATCATTCATTGTTCTTAAAAGGGAAAAGTTCCAAACTAGACAAGAATCACAAGTTAAATAATTCagtacatattttatttactaactTGAGAGTGTAAAGACAGTTTGATAGATGAGGGAGGGAGACACAGTATTGATTTGTTTATTAGAAAGAGCTAAGGACCTGCACTGGAGTATTAATAGCAGCTCGCTCAATATGACCTTTTTGATAGGTGTTAGCTTGGGCCATCAAAGGGAACCGCCGAGCTCGCCCTAGCAATGTGTAAACACAATGTAACACACGAGCTTCCTTTTTACGCTCCTCTTGCCATTGCAAAACCTCTTTTCTATCATTGTACCAAAGGTCAACTGTTTTCTTAGCTTCTTTCACAGAAACCTGAGAGTGaacaatcaaataataaatcatgGGCACTTGTCACCTTTGTAAATCCCTCATAATGAGTAAAAGTTCAGGGTACCTTCCAATCCTTGGAAAGCCCCACAGGAGTCTTCCCATATGCAATTGAGAAGTTAAGCATTTTAGCTTTTCTTCTTTCAGAAGCAAAGGCATCCTGACATGGAAGGGAAACataaaccaaaatcaaattatgAAACGGATGGTTATAAGTTATAAATGTAAACTGCTAAAACAggcttttttttatatcttgagGGAAGGGCATCAAATAACGTTAAACTGCTAAAACAAGCTTATTAATGcttggtgtattttgatttaCTTCTATTAATATACACAAACATTATTAAACACATTATATATCCAAAAACTAAATGAATACTCATAATTTTGAAGTCCGTCACAAATAAACTGTAATCCTTCTACTACCACAGCAACGCACTATGTTTTCCCCCTCAGCATTCTAATGTGCAGTAGCTGTCCTTTAATACTATTGGAAAGTtcataagttattttatttgttctgatttttaataaagtaaACTTATTGTATTTGCAGTTGATGGATCTGGTTCCAATCAGAACAAGGATTAGTGCTTCCTCATCCACTGCCAGCACTCTGGTGCTCACTGTATTTGACATCATCAGCTACAAGAAATACCAAACTAAAGACACTTTGTCTTACTACTATCAGCAGACAGTTACCTTCAAAAGAGGAACAGGGGGTTTATCTTCACCAGGCTGAGGATGCCACTCCAGAAGCACTTCCTTTTTCTCAACTGCTTCACGAATATGTGGGTACATATTCATTGCAGTCCTTGAATGGAAATCTCCACCAGCTTCAAAAGCTTCCAACATGCTCTTACAGTCCGCGAGGTGTGCCAGAATCCTAAGTTCCAGCTGTAACAATACAGAAGGCAGTTAACAGAATgaaatttcttgaaaaatagTTCAGTTAGATAGACAATATAGACTATTAACCTGTCCATAATCAGCAACTATAAGAGAATTCCCAGGTGCAGCAATGAATGCTTGACGGATTTTGTATCGGTCCTTTTCCAGAGCAGGTTGATTCTAATTCATGAAGTGTATGTGTTAGGTTCTAAATCGTTTTGAAAGTCTGATTAAATCTAGTATATGTATTACTCACATATGAATGTCAAAatacaaattgaaaatgaatgagatgcATTGTGCAGTCCAAATTTAGGATCCAAATAATTGAAATGAAGAAACAGAAAAGGCATCAAGATCAAGTAGACATCAAATAATTACATAAATGTGTATAGCAATTAGCAAGGTTGTGATTAGtccaaaaaaaactaattttaatcagGTATTTTTAACTAGGAATAAATGAATACAAAAGAATGTACATTTGAGCAGAGATGTCAAGAACTGACTCTTGACCTTGAGACATTTGTTAGATGGAGGCCTAAAAagggttttatatttttaacacgCTACCTCACAAGAATAATTCAGATTTGAAACACAAATAATCCACAGACCTATTTCACCTTCTGCTGATTTTTTTGCCAAAATTTAGTtaagaaaaacagaagcaaaaaGATAGAGTGGAGGTCCAAAAGGGACTTATATATCTAATATTCAGACACCCTACTAAAAGGAGAAGCTACATTTTAGAAAAAAGCAAAATGATAAAGCCATCTACTAAGAGTTTAGCATCAATGAAAGTGTATGACACCAATTAGTGAACATGCAAGCACACAGATGAAGGTTAATGGTCAAATCTCAAACGTatagcaattaaaaaaaattcaagttcaCAACAACtactattaaaatgaaaattcctAATCAAAATCATTAGAAAATTCTGATAAATCTAATTAGAATAACCTGCAGATTTGGCCTTCTTGCTGACAAGCGTCCAGTCTCTGTGTTGATATTTAAGGAACAATGAACACGGAGATCTTTTcctgatatattatgtccctgaCAAAGAGAAACTGCAGCTATTATAGAGCACATATAAAGAGCTTCAGTGTAAAAATACGAATATTTACTAAAAGTTCTAAAATGTAAGTGGTGGCAGTGTGGCACAATAAGCATCCAAAAAATTAGCTTAAACTCAGATAAGGAAATAATTTCTCTAGCCATATCCAAGCAGTGGGAGGACTTAGTATTGACCTTCTCCAATGAGTATTTTAAAAGATCAAGGTATGAGTTGTCAAGCATCTCATTGACTGATGTTTATATGATAACTATAAGTctaaaaatatcctttttagggaaaaaaatagaaaacatcatCAATTTATTACAGACAATATGTATTGTATGGAAGTTTGTATactagtttcaaaataaaagagatttcAAGCAAGCTCAAGAAAGTTCATATAGCAaaccaaacaataaaaaatacctgCAGGGGAAGGATGAAGTTGGAGATCAAAGAGTTGATTGAACAGACTTGACATAAAGCAGCAATTGCATGGCAGGCTTCTCTCCCTTCTTCCTCTGTTGGAAAAGCTGCATAGGCTGTCCCATATGCagatttatcaatttttacAGATGCAACTTGACTTTGAGAAGGattttcatcttcatcatcaagaTCATCCAAGTTACAATCCTCATCAAAAAAGTCATAATCAGCGGAAATACTTCCAGCCAGGGCCTTTAAAGCATCACCACTAACTGACGGCCAACCAGTTGCTGTGTACATCTCAGTCTCCAGGTTATAACCTAGGCTCGTCAACTTTATATCACGAAATTTTTTTGGAGCCTTCTTGCCTTCTTCAATCACATTATCAACATTGGGAATTTTGAATATTCGTTCAGTTGGAAGTGTCTGACTGGAGTCCTTTCTGTAATGAAGAATGTGACAAGTGAAAATGAAAGTTTTACCTCCATCTATATTCTTCAGCTACTTTGTTGTAAACACAAAAGTTCATAGATATCAAGGTAGGTACCAGCAGTAGTACCGTCATTCATGAATATCATAAGTATTCAGGCTTTGAGTAgcaaatcattaatttattaatattgaaataaatgCTACATGTAAGATTTAAACAATGCACACCTGTTCACGATGCCACCAAAAAGCAGCTGGCGCAACTGTGAATCACTTCCCACATTCATATATTGGGCATCAGGGCAATACCTAGTGGCCCATTTGCGGAATCTATTAACAGCTACCTCTTGCTCTGCTTTGGCCACCTTTTCTATGCTTTCGAGATAAGCCCGATCAACTAGCATTCCCTCAGATTCCATCATGACTAGAAGCTCACCAAATGGTCGCCAATATTCATTGTAGAAATCATACATGGTTTTCCCATAAACTGGCAGGCCATCAAATTTCCAGGGCATGTCTGAAAGATGGCTCTTTAGGCTCTCATACAGCTTCAAAGTGCTGCTAGCATCTAAGGCAGAATAGCATATCCAAGGTATACGCTCCTCTCTCTGTAGCTCTTCAACAGGAGCAATGATACTTGTTTTACCCTCAGATCCatcctttttcaattttttcttactAAATATAGTTTTCATTGACACCTTACCAGTCAAATCCTTTTCATGGTTCAGCTGAGCCCTAGACATGACCCTTCTGTCACCAGTAAGTCCTTCAAGAGAATAACCCCCATCCAAATGTCTTGAAGAATCCCATAATCGTGCCATGTGCATTGTATCAGCATGAAATCCAGAAACTTTGAATCCATAATTCTCTATAACATGACAGTCAAAGCTATAATTATGCCAGACCTACAGAATGCACCAGTGAATCGGTTATTTCAAATATGGATTGTAATCCCTGGTCATGAGCATAGACAAACCCAGGAATTTAATGCcaatatgattttataaaagataGATTTAATTTTCCATTACAACAAGATAAGAACATCTAACAActacacaaataaaataaaataaaataaaatagaataacaaaTCATGCTAGTTCACTTCTATCATTAGATGAAAACTTTGCTGTTCTATACAATAAAACCATGCACCAACTATCCTAAATCAGGTACACATTAACTTAACACTAGGATTGCAAGTTGCAACCTATTCTTAGCATATTATTGCAAAATTGAATATACCACCGAACACATAGTAAAAATCGAAATGTCTCTGTATAATATGACACTAAACTTTTAGATTACCTGAGGTTAATTTCAGAACAGATAGTAGCTGATTGTCATATAACCTAACTAGTAAGGCATCTTTCATACAGTAGCAAGCATAGAATTAAGACTTGAGAGGTGCTGCATGTTGAGGTGACTGGTGAGAAATAGGATTAAGAACATAGAAgggatagaagaagaaaagatcACCTTCTTGATGGAAGAGTCACTAAAAAATTCAGcaaatttttctaaaatctcTTTGCCTCCACCATCAAGAACATCTACCCAGATACAAGACTTTCCACCTCCAAAATCAGCTTCTGGACCACAATAAATGCTGAAGCATGTTATCTCCCCATGATCTACAGGAGTTTCTTGTTTGACATCTATCTTGGCCACCTTTGAAGACAATAAAATCAGCAGATAATATATGTTGCACAAATACAAATTAGTTGAATTCATGTCCAAAGTACACAAACAGCCACACGTGCACAGAAGCAAGAGAGGAGATAATCTTGCTATATAGACTCTTGTGATACGGAGTAACCATAATACAAGTAATTACAGTAAAAAGAATTATACCTCGGTATCACATGCATAAATAAGATGCCGGTACTTTGTTGTAAGCATCTTAGAAACTTCCTCTGCAAGAGGAATATTATCAACAACCAGAATATCATCATATATACTACAAAGCCTATCCCGGAGCTTTGATTGGTCGGTACCACATGCCTGTTTAGTAAGTGTTGCATTAGTTGAATCCTTTGCAGTTTCATCCAAACCATGATCACCATTGACTACAATGACTTTCTCTTTACCAATCCCCAAAGAAGATCCGTTATACTGGTGAATCACCTTTTCAGAATCTGTTAACACCTTTGAATTGTTTAATACAGAATAGTTAACAGAAGATGGGGCATGTGTACCAGGATCCTGCAGTACAATAATGCTATCCCCGTTCCTAGGAACAGCCTGGTTCTGAGCAATGGAAGCAATTCCATTAGATGCAGAAAAACTGCCATTTTCCCTCTCAAATTTATTTGAGCCAttcatttcctttttattttcagttaacTTATCTTTTGCCATAGTCCAGCCTCTATAATCACCACCGgacaatttttttcctaaagTGGTTGTGGAAAATTCATTGTTGCAAGCAGCCATGCCCACTGTCCTAACTTGCATTTCACACGGACGCAAAGAGTTCAGCTCTTCCTCCTCCGTCATTTCCTCCAACGTGCCAGTTGATGCATTTGAAATTTTCATAGATGAAATGCAAACTGGACTCTTGCACAGAAAATTACGCTTATACCTCGCGCCATTGTATTTATTTAACCCCACAGATGTGCCCTTCAGACAGCATGAGAAATCTGCTCTAGATTGTACAAAATTTCTAAGAACAGTGCTGTTACGGAGGCCATTGTACGAAATTTGGAATGACTGCATTTTTCTTCTGCAATTCACATCATGCAACAAAAACAAAGGTTCCAATCAATGAAATGTAACAGCATTTTATGTAGCCAAGCACTAGCTAACAAAAAGCTCCATCTAGGCATGCGTggtacaaaaagaaaatacatattttCATCACTCTAATCCCATAACATTAATACTAACAAAAGTTAATCCCAGGATAGCACCCCTAATAACCTATTTCAGGTTTTCTCATCAACAAATTGCCATAGCAGttacaacacaagtaaaatttaaatagtCACACTAGTCTCAACCTTTCAAAGCAGTAAAGAACAGCAAGACACAATGACCCATTGAAGTCAAGACTAAAAGAAACAACAATCGGCATATTTTACTGTGCaacataaaaacattaatttcttAAGCAAAAAGTAGGATACCCAGATGGAAAAGATGCAGATTTTTTAGATATTAAAGAGATGGGCAAGGTCAGAAGCAACAAAAGAcatgaactttgaagtgaaataaagagaaggaagaagggTAAACCGTTGGAGAGGCTGAGAAGGTAAAAGGGAAGGAAGAGAGAAGGGACTTGAGAAGCAGCGGCGGCATAAAGGGCAGTGTGGCCTTAAAGCAGAGACCTCCATTGAGGCCGAAATCACCTCCTAGTGCTCCTGCTCCCTCCACAGTTAAACAGATTAGGAGCCAGCTACTTAAATATATATCTATCTATAAGGAGACAAAGTATTTGAAAAAACCTTGgccattaatataaaatacgtATAAAATAAAACCGTAAATAAACATAAGgggttataatatttaattgccACGTAATCTTATGATTAGAAGGCTAGGATGCCACTCTCGGGGGCGGAAGCATAACATAAGGATGGTTGCGGTACAATTTGGTATGGTATAGGTCTAATATAGGTTACATAATGTCATATTTGGATGAGTCATTCAGCATTCAAGTTAATAGACTTTAAATTGGTTgatctaataaaaatttaatgatacaCAACCCATCAACTTCAAGTGTGTAAGTACAAAGAGACTTGAAAGCCAGGACAGTTGACATTCTACTAGATAGATACATAACTTACTAACCTCGAGTGCATGAGCATAAAGAGACTTGAAGTAGTAAGGTCGGTTGACATTCAACCGAAGAAGTACACAACCCCACTACCTTGAGTGTATAAGCACAGAAGTACACAACCCCATTTTCCATTGGAAGAAATTCAACTTGTTTAAAATTCCCCAAGTTATAAGTTCATCGTTAATTCAATAACTGGCCAATGTTCAAAAGTAATGTTTATATCATGGATAGATTTAATTGTGTTGAGGTTAACCATGTGTACTCTTGATACCATGGACAACTTTAATCTTGTCGATGTCGATCATGTGTACTATCGATACCATGGACGGTTTCAGTCGTGTCGATGTTGACCATGTGTACTCTCGGTACCACGAACAACTTTAGTTGTGTGGACGGTGTCGATATCAGCCATGTATAAATGGTGGTTTTAGTAATTGTGTTAATTATGTTCATGTAGAACCATAGATACCAATCATGTataaatgacaattttaataGTCATGTCGTTCGTGTTGATATTAATCATGTATAAATAACGACTTTAATAGTCATGTCGATGCCGACCATGTATAAATGACTACTTTAATAGTCTTGTCGATTCTGATCATGTATAAACGATAGTTTTAATATCTGTGTCAATCATGTCGATATTAACCATGTATAAATGGTGGCTTCAATATTCGTGTTGATCGTGTTGTTTGTGTCAATTCCAACCatgtacaaatgacaattttaatattaGTGTTGATACCAACCATGTATAAAGGCTCTGTCGAAGACTCTTACACCTCTATTTGTGTGGCTTCTATGTTAGACCTAATCAATTTTATGTCTTCATGCCTATTATTGGAGAAAATTGCAAATTGGTTGGATTCAATATTCAATGAATTACACCACCTATACGAGATCAATATCCATGAGTACCATAGCACTATTTTGAGTTTACATTTTGCTATAAGCTCCTATCTAAACAAGACACAAGGGCGTTTGGATGAGTTTCATCAAGTTCCGCGGTGGACAACAAAATGTTCTTGTAACTAAGTCATGTCTTAGAGAAAGCATACCTAATCCAAAAGGATTCAAGTGTGAAAGTGTAATATGTCATCCTTTCTAGGTCTACTATGGGTTATATACCAACATCGTATTTGAGATGAGTCATTTGACATCCAAGTCAATGAGTCTTAGGATGGTCAACCCAATAAAAATCCAATGATACAATTATCAATCAAACAAAACTTGT is a window from the Glycine max cultivar Williams 82 chromosome 2, Glycine_max_v4.0, whole genome shotgun sequence genome containing:
- the LOC100797016 gene encoding DNA polymerase I A, chloroplastic/mitochondrial; this encodes MEVSALRPHCPLCRRCFSSPFSLPSLLPSQPLQRRKMQSFQISYNGLRNSTVLRNFVQSRADFSCCLKGTSVGLNKYNGARYKRNFLCKSPVCISSMKISNASTGTLEEMTEEEELNSLRPCEMQVRTVGMAACNNEFSTTTLGKKLSGGDYRGWTMAKDKLTENKKEMNGSNKFERENGSFSASNGIASIAQNQAVPRNGDSIIVLQDPGTHAPSSVNYSVLNNSKVLTDSEKVIHQYNGSSLGIGKEKVIVVNGDHGLDETAKDSTNATLTKQACGTDQSKLRDRLCSIYDDILVVDNIPLAEEVSKMLTTKYRHLIYACDTEVAKIDVKQETPVDHGEITCFSIYCGPEADFGGGKSCIWVDVLDGGGKEILEKFAEFFSDSSIKKVWHNYSFDCHVIENYGFKVSGFHADTMHMARLWDSSRHLDGGYSLEGLTGDRRVMSRAQLNHEKDLTGKVSMKTIFSKKKLKKDGSEGKTSIIAPVEELQREERIPWICYSALDASSTLKLYESLKSHLSDMPWKFDGLPVYGKTMYDFYNEYWRPFGELLVMMESEGMLVDRAYLESIEKVAKAEQEVAVNRFRKWATRYCPDAQYMNVGSDSQLRQLLFGGIVNRKDSSQTLPTERIFKIPNVDNVIEEGKKAPKKFRDIKLTSLGYNLETEMYTATGWPSVSGDALKALAGSISADYDFFDEDCNLDDLDDEDENPSQSQVASVKIDKSAYGTAYAAFPTEEEGREACHAIAALCQVCSINSLISNFILPLQGHNISGKDLRVHCSLNINTETGRLSARRPNLQNQPALEKDRYKIRQAFIAAPGNSLIVADYGQLELRILAHLADCKSMLEAFEAGGDFHSRTAMNMYPHIREAVEKKEVLLEWHPQPGEDKPPVPLLKDAFASERRKAKMLNFSIAYGKTPVGLSKDWKVSVKEAKKTVDLWYNDRKEVLQWQEERKKEARVLHCVYTLLGRARRFPLMAQANTYQKGHIERAAINTPVQGSAADVAMCAMLQISKNKRLKELGWKLLLQVHDEVILEGPTESAEVAKSIVVECMSKPFNGKNILKVDLSVDAKCAQNWYSGK